The following DNA comes from Kaistia sp. 32K.
CTGGTGCGCTATCTGGCGATCGCCTTCATCGAGACGATGCGCGGCGTGCCGATGATCGCCGTCCTCTATGTCTCGACGCTGCTGTTTCCGCTGATGCTGCCGGCCGGGGTGACGACCGACAAGCTGGTCCGCGCCCAGGTCGCCATCATCCTGTTCGTCGCCGCCTATATGGCCGAGATCGTCCGCGCCGGCCTGCAGTCGCTGCCGTCCGGCCAGTATGAGGCGGCGCGCTCGCTCGGCCTCTCCTGGAGCGCGACGACGCGTCTCGTCGTGCTGCCGCAGGCGCTGAAGGCGGTCATTCCGGCCTTCGTCAGCCTCGGCATCGGCCTCTTCCTCGACACGTCGCTCGTGCTGGTCATCGGCCTGTTCGATTTCCTGCATACCGCGCGGGTCGCGGCGACCGACATCAACTGGAACGGCTTCTACAACGAGGCCTATGCCTTCGCGGCGCTGGTCTATTTCAGCCTGAGCTACGCCGCCTCGCGCTACAGCCTCTGGCTCGAGCGCTATCTCCGCGTCGGCGAGCACCACCGCTGAACGAAAAGGGGCCGGCATGGCGCCGGCCCCTTTGTTAGAGCGTCAGGCCGCCTCGTAGCCGAGGATGGCCTTGGTCTCGAGGAAATCCTCGAGGCCGTATTCCGCGTATTCGCGGCCATTGCCGGACTGCTTGTAGCCGCCGAACGGCACGCCGGAATCCCAGGCCGGATAGTTGATATGCACGGCGCCGGCGCGAAGCCGCGCCGCCGCCTTGCGCGCCTGATCGAGATCGGCCGACTGGACATAGGCGGCGAGGCCGTAGGGCGTGTCGTTCGCCATCCGGATCGCGTCCTCGACGCTGTCATAGGGCAGGATCGACAGCACCGGCCCGAAGATCTCTTCGCGCGAAATGCGCATTTCCGGCGTGACGTCGGCGAAGACGGTCGGGCGGATGTAGTAGCCGCGGTTCAGATCGGCCGGGCGGCCGGGGCCGCCGGCGACCAGCGTCGCGCCCTCGGCGATGCCGCTCTCGATCAGCGCCTGGATCTTGTCGTACTGGATCTGGCTGACGACCGGGCCGAGCTTGGTGTCGGGGGCGTCCGCCGGGCCGACGACGAACTTTTCCGCCGCCTCGCGGGCGTAACCGATCACCTCGTCCTGGCGGTCGCGCGGCACGAACATCCGCGTCGGCGCGTTGCAGGACTGGCCGCTATTGCCGAAGCAGTTGGCGACGCCCTTCGGCACGGCGACGGCGAAGTCGACGTCCGGGAACAGGATGTTGGCCGACTTGCCGCCGAGCTCCTGGGCGACGCGCTTGACCGTGTCGGCGGCCGACTTCGCCACCAGGATGCCGGCGCGGGTCGAGCCGGTGAACGACATCATGTCGATGTCCGGATGGCTGGAGAGCGCCTCGCCGACGGTCGGGCCGTCGCCATTGACCAGGTTGAACACGCCGGCCGGCACGCCCGCCTCGTCGAGGATCTCGGCGAAGATGATGGCGTCGAGCGGCGCGATCTCGCTCGGCTTCAGGACCATGGTGCAGCCGGCGGCGAGCGCCGGGCCGACCTTGCAGGTGATCTGGTTCAGGGGCCAGTTCCACGGCGTGATCAGGCCGACGACGCCGATCGGCTCCTTGACGACCAGCGACGTGCCCTTGGCGTGGCGGAACGAGAAACCCTCCAGCACCTCGACGATCTTTTCGAGATGCGCGAGGCCGATGCCGACCTGGCTGTCGAGCGCGAAGGGACGCGGCGCGCCCATCTCGCGCGAGACGGCCAGCGCAAGGTCGGGGCTCCGCTTCTTGTAGATCTCGACTACGCGGCGCAGCAGCTCGAGCCGCTCGGCCGGACTGGTGAAGCCGAAGGTCTCGAAGGCGCGGCGGGCGGCGGCGACCGCCTTGTCGACATCCGCCTTGGTGCCCAGCGAGATCTGCGCGAAGGCGTCCTCGGTCGACGGATCGATCACGTCGATGACGTTCGGTACCTCGGGATCGACCCAGGCACCGTCGATATAGAACTGCAGATTGTGCGACATGATCATCCTCCGTCTGGCGAGCAGCCTCTAGATTGACCCGAGCGGGCGGCGATGTTCAACCATCAAGTACGGCGCCCCGATCAATTGGGCAGCCTTCTTTTCTCCGCTTTCGCCGTCACAATGACCGCGTCGGCGACGTCTCCATGGTGGAGCGCGAAAGCCGGCGCACGGGCTCATCATGACGACATCGGTGACGCGGCTCTCCCGACCGACGACGCTGTCTTTCGAGGACAGGCTGGCGGTGGCGACCGAACTGGCCATCCGCATGGCAGAAGCCGGGCTGATCCGCCCGGATCGCTTCCAGGTCGCGCCGCACGACATCGCCACCTATGGCGCCATCACCAAGGACGGCGAGGAACTCGGCCGCGACCTCGCGCGCTACGAGGCCTGGCGAGCCGGCGAGGCGGTCTGCGCGGCGCTCGACGATTACGGCCGCATGCTGGCCGAGCGGCTCGACGCGCTGCAGGTTCGCTGGGCGATCGACAACGATATCCGGCCGCGCTTCCAGATCGGCGATCGCGTCGTCTGGCCGAAGGTCGCGGGCGAGGACAATGTCGGCACCGTCACCGGCATCGAGCCCGGCGCGCGCTACAGCATCCTGCACGACCGCGCCGCCGCCAGCGGCTCGACGCTACGCCATCTCGTCGATTTCGAGGCCTGTCGCGCCGAGGGCGAGCCGGCGCCGCCGCGCCGCGTCCTCACCTTGCCGCGCAAGATCGGCGCGGCCCTCTCTGCCTGGCTGTCGATCGAGGCGATGGATTTCGCCATGCGGACGAGCATCATGCTGCCCTGAGGCGGGCAGCCGCTGGCGCCTGCCATGCCTGCCGCGCCCCCTTCGGAATTCAGTCAATTCGGCACAACGATAATATTGCCGCAGGATCGATTGCAGGCCTGCAACCGTTGGATGGTGCAGGGGGCGTTGTCATGCCCTTGTCATGCCGGGGATTTGGCCGACTGGCTTGTCTCCCGGGAAACGTCGAGTTCGCGCAAAAGCTGTGGCAACCACCCTTTTCGCATCGCCAGAAGTATGCCATGAGGTCAAACGGATGGACGCGACTGGGGGCGTCGCCGTCGGTCGCAGGTCGGGCTTGAGCCGCGGCCCGGCGGTGCGACGTGGCGGATGCAGAGCCCGTTCGTTGCCAGCCGCACCGACGAGTTGCAGCCCATCATACCCTCCGAGGAAAGCCCCATGTGCACCGCGCTCATCTATCAGGACGCCAACGGAAATCCCTATCTCGGCCGAACGCTGGAGCTGACGCTCGATCTTCCGTATCAGGTCGTCTACCTCCCCGCCGGCTTCTCCGCGCGGTCCGAGATCGAGGGACATCCGGCGGTTGAGTACAAGACCGCGCATGATTTTCTGTCGATCACGATGCCGGTGCGCCAGCCGACCGCGGAAGCGCCGATTGAGATCGGCGACCTGAAGGTGGTCGATGGCCTCAACGACAAGGGCCTGACCTTCAGCCTGCTCTCCTATCCCGCCGCCTCCGGCCACCAGTCCCTGGAAGCGACGCGCGCCGTGCTGTCGGCGTCCGATCTCGGCTCCTGGGTTCTCGGCTCGTTCGCCACCGCCGCCGAGGTCAAGGCGGCGCTGGCCGATCAGTCGGTGAGCGTCGTGCCGCTCCCCTTGCTCGGTGGCGTCGAATCGCCGTTCCACTACGTCGTCAACGATGCCACAGGCGGCTCGATCGTCATCGAGTTCAACCGCGGCGTCATGTCGGTCTATGACAATCCCGTCCGCGTCATGACCAACGGGCCCGAGTTCCCGTGGCATCTGACCAATCTCTCGAACTACACCTTCCTGTCCAATGTCGACAAATCGGTCGGCACCTTCGGCGCGCTCAAGGTCGCGCAGCCGGATGCCGGCATCGCCACCGCCGGCCTGCCGTCGTCCAGCACCTCGGTCGGCCGTTTCGTCCGCGCCGTCTACTATGCGAACTATGCCGAGAAGGCGACGACGCCGGACCGCGCGCTGCTGACGCTCGCCCATGTCATGAACAATTTCGACCGGCCGCGCGACATCACCGTCGACTACCCGGAAGATGGCAGCGCAGGCATGGAGGTCGCGGGCCTCACCGACCCCAATGCGAAGGACTATGTGACCGAGTACACCAGCTGGACCAGCCTCGTCGATTTGAAGCGGGGCCAGTATCTGATCCGCAGCTATGACGATTTGAACTTCATTCGCCTCGACCTGACGACGCTCGCCGGTGTCGGGCCCAAGGTTCTGCCGCTCGCCAAGCTGAGCGGCGGCGCGCAGGACGCGACGGACCTGCTGAAGGGCGTCGCCGCCTGATCGAGGCCGGATGCGTCGTCTCTTCGCGGCGCTTTCCCGACAGAAGCGGCCGGTTCGCGCTTTGGCGCGTCCGGCCGTCCCGCACGGCCAGCGGAGCCCTTCTCCCGTGAGACCATTCGTCGATCCGGCCCGCGGCGAAGGCCCGGCATGAAGCTCGCGCCGGACCTTCACCACGCGCTCCGCATGAAGATCGCGGGGCCGTGGCCGTTCATCACCTTCCGTAGCTATTCCCTCGCCGGGCGGCATTTCACCTGGCTGTCGCGCCAGCACCGCAAGGGGCTCGCCCGCGAGGCGCGCGGGCTCGAGCACGCCGCCGTGCCGTTCTGGCAGACGGAGGCCTACAACTGGTACACCGGCGCGTTCTTCGCGGTCGGATCGTTCCTGTTCATGCTGGGAAGCTTCCTGTCGATCCTGCCGGCCGAGATCGCCTCGGCCTCGACGCGGACGATCAACATCGTCTTCTTCCTGGGCTCGGTCCCCTTCACCATCGCCGGCTATCTGCAGCACTTCCAGACCGCGAATGCCGCGCCCTTCAGCGTCGATCCCACCGCCGCCACGCCCCCGGCGCGGGTATCGCTGATCGGCTGGCGGCCCGGCAGCGTCGACTGGCTGAGCAGCTTCTCGCAGTTCGTCGGCACGGTGGCGTTCAACTTCAACACGTTCGACGCGCTGGTCGCCTCGCCCGACTGGGTCCGGCAGGATTTCGAGATCTGGGTGCCTGGCATGATCGGTTCGATCCTGTTCCTCGTCTCCGGCTATCTCGCCTTCATCGAGACGAGCAGCGGCTACTGGAGCTGGAAGCCCAGGGAGCTCGCCTGGCAGATCGTCTTCGTCAATCTGCTCGGCTGCGTCGCCTTCATGATCGCCTCGACGCTCGCCTTCGTGCCGGCCGGCGGCGAGGCGTGGTGGATCCCCGATCTCGCCAATATCGGCCTGCTCCTCGGCGGCCTCGGCTTCCTGATCGGCGCGCTCCTGATGACGCGCGAAAGCGCCTCGGCGGCGCCAGGGTAGGCGATGCCTCCCCACGGAGATGCGTGTCGCCGGGAGCCGCTGCTAGCCTGCAGGATCTCGCTACAGGCTAGCCACTTCCATGTCAGTGGGTCGGCTTCGCGAGGATATGCGGGTTCAGGCTGTAGGTCCCGGTCGCTTCGCCCTCGGCCAGAATGTGACCGAGCATCGCTTTCTCCGCGGCCGGGCCATCGAACGCCCCCGTCAGGCCGAGCGACGGCGTATCCAGGGCGAACACCCGCACGACGTAGCGATGCACGCGCTCGTCATTGACGGGCGGGCACGGCCCGTCATAGCCGCCATAGGTGCCGGCCATCTCGGCGCTGGCAGCGAAGAAACTCGTATAGGTATTCGCGCCCCGACGACCGTGTCCGGTCTCTCCGACGGGTTTGCCATGCGGGATCAGGCCATCACTGTCGATTCCGGCCGGGAAAGAGCTTGTCGCCGGCGGAATATCGGTGAGCACCCAATGGTAGATGGTCTGACGGGGTGCATCGACGGCGATGACCGTTCCGGGCTTGTTGATCTGGCTCAGATCCTGGGGAACGTCGGGATCTGTCATCAGCAGCGCGTAGCTCTGCGTTCCCGCCGGGCCCGGCGACCAGGTGACCGACGGGCTGACATTCTTCGCCGTGCTTCGGTCCGGCGTGCAGAAGGCAGCCTGATCCGGAAAGCGCCCCTGCGCGTCCAGCCCGCCGATCTCGACCTTCAAGGGCTGATTGCTGGCGTGCGCCGCCGGCGCGAGCATCATGCCGGCCAGGATGGCCGCGGCGGTCAGATTTCGTTTGCGTATCGTCATGTCTCGATCCTCGTCCTTGGAACTGGCGGGGACCGTAGTGGATGCGTGAAGTCGTCATGGGCCGGTTCCGATCAGAACCGCGCCCGAAGCGATCAGGCGGCCTGCGCGTGCTTGCGATGCCGCACGGACGAAGGCGACGTGCCGAAGCTTTCCTGGAAGTGCCGCGAGAAGTGCGAACGGGAGCGATAGCCCGTCGCCGCCAGAGCATCCGCCACATCGGCGTCGCGGTCGGCCAGGATGACATAGGCCGCCCGCATGCGTTCCGTGCGGAGGAGCATCTGAAGCGATTGCGCTTCCGCGCGAAGCCGGCGGCGCAGGGTGGCTTCCGACATCGACAGCTCGGCGGCGACGCTCGCGGCGGTCCAGGGCAAATGAAGACGGTGGCGGACGAGCCGGCGAACCGCCTCGACCACGGATCCATCGACATATTTCGGCACGAGCGGCAGGATGCCCTGCTCGGCGAGGATCAAGAGAATTTCCAGGATCCGATGATCCGTCACGCGCCGCGACGCCGCTATGCGACGGGACAGGGCTTCCGCGCAGTGAACGATGGCCGAGCAGAGATCGGCGCTGATGACAGGCTTGCCGGCTCGCTCTTCCTGGCCGATGAACTGCGGCCAGAGCCGGGCCGCCTCGATCACCAGCTCGCGCGGGAAGCTGATGAACAAGGCGCGATAGAAGCCGGTCTCGGAATCCGGGTCGTTGACGACATCGACACGCGCGCCCGCCGGCAGCACGAAGGCGTCGCCCGCCGCATAGTGGCGATGGTCGACGCCCTCGATGATTTCCTTGCGCCCTTCGATGACGATGATGAGGCCGGCGGTCTGCGTCACGAGCTGGGCGATCGTTTCCCGGCTTCTTGTGACGAAGGCCGACAGGATGGGCGGCTCGCCGTTCTCCACCACGCTCCGCGTGTCGTGCATGGCCAGAGGGCGCAGCGCGCTTGCGATATTCGGACCCTGGCCGGCGCCTTCCGGCTTGCTGGATCTGCTCATTCGATCATCACCGTGTCTTCACAGGTCGTCGCCCGAAATGGCGTCGGCATCGTTTTATCACCGCTTGCCGCGGAAGCCGCCAGCCGAGTGGGGATCCCTCCGCAGACCTATTGATCCAACATATCTTTCAGTATATCACGAAAGATATCATGCGTAACCGTGTCCTCCATTCCCCTTGCCGCCGCCCCGCTCCGGAAGAGCCGAACCCGGGTCGCGGCGGCATGGCTGCCGCGCGCATGCCCCGCCGCTCGGGCGAGGGTGGCGGGCGCGCCGGCATGGAAGATGCACGCCTCGCCGCCAGACGAGGTCAGTCGGAGAAGCTCGGCGGGCGGATGAAAGTCGCCGGGCCGCCGCGCGGCCGTCTCGAATGGAGGCGCGAGGCCGGCTCAGGCCGTGAAGGCCCCGTCACGGCGATCGGCCGGGAGATATCGAAGCCGTCTTTCCGGACCGCTTCCAGGCAGTATTTTCGCTTTAATCAACCGTGGAGACTACAGTGACCCAAGAATTCGTTCCCAGCGAAGGCAAGATCCGTTGGTCGCGGCAGGAAGATGTCAAGCTTACCTGGATCCATCCGGAGCAGGAATTCTCGCACCGGTTGATCACCAAGAAGCTGCACGGCTCTTCCATCTCCTTCCACATCACGACCTACATGCCGCATTTCGACGTGATGGTCGAAGGTGACGGCGAGCACGAAGTGATCCTCTATTGCATGCATGGCTGGTCGCGTCAGATCATCGAGGAGACCGGCGAGGAGCGCATCTTCAAGCCCGGCGACGCCATGTATCTGCCGAAGAACTACCGCTACCGCCACATCATCGGCGAGGCCGGCCTTGTCATCGCCGTCGCCTCCAATCCGTCGAAGGAAGCCGGCGACATGTAGTTGTGACGCCCGGCGCCTTTGGGTGCCGGGCTCCCTTTCTTGTGAGAGAGCGTCGACCAATGAGAAGCCTTCTTTGGGAAGATCTTACGCGGACCGAGATTACCGAGCTTCGTGACCGCAATGCCCTGGTGATCATCCCCACGGGCGCCACGGAACAGCACGGCGATTTCCTCAGCACCGATACGGACATCGTGCTGTCGTCCGAGGTCGCGGCGCGCGCCGCCGCGCGCGTCACGGCCTTTCCCGTCGTCGTGGCGCCGCGTCTGCCGTTCGGGTTTTCTCCCCATCACCTGTCCTGGCCGGGCACGATCAGCCTTCGGCTCGAGACGTTCCTTTCCGTCCTGACCGACATGGTGCGCTCGATCCTCGACGCCGGCTTCACGCGCGTCCTGTTCGTGAACGGCCATGGCGGCAACGAGGCGCCGCTCCGGGCGCTCTGCGGCCAGCTGGTCACGGATGGCTATGCGGTCGGCATGACCAACTATTTCACGCCGTCGGAATCGGCCTGGATCCCGATGCTGAAGGGCGAGCTCAAGCGCGGCGGCCACGCCTGCGAGCAGGAGACCGCGCTCATGCTCGCGCTGCACGATGAAGAGCCGGCGGAGCAGCAGCGCATCCTGGAGCTGATCCAGGGGCTCGAGCCGCGCACGATGCAGCCCTGGATGGCGCCCGGCTCCGCGCTTGATCCGATCACCGAGGCCGGAGCGGGCTGGCCGCCGATTTTCCACGCCGACGATTGCGGCTATTTCGGCGATCCCGCCAAGGCCGACATCGAGAACGGCGAGCGCATCCTCGAAGCAACCGTGGAGCGGCTTGCCCGCTTCTTCACCGAATATGGCCAGGCGACGCTGCGCCTCGGCGTCGCCCGGGAGAAGGCCAAGCCCGGCTTCGCCCGGCCGCTCGGCAAGCTTTGATTGAACGATACCGGGCAGGCGATCGAAGCCTTGTCTCGATCGCGGCGCCGCCGAGCTCGGCCGCCCGGCATGCATTTGGAGAGGACAGAGGATGGCACTTCTTACGGAACAGTCGCGCGGCGTCTTCGTGATCGCGGTCACGCCGTTCAAGGACGACGGGTCGCTCGATCTCGACAGCTTGGATCGCGTCACCGATTTCTACCTCGAATCCGGCGCCGACGGCCTGACCATTCTGGGCATGATGGGCGAGGCGCCGAAGCTCACCGGCGCGGAATCGCGCCAGGTGATCCAGCGCGTCACCGCCCGGGCGCAGGGAAAGCCGGTCGTCGTCGGGGTGTCCTCGCCGGGACTGGCGGCGCTGGCCGAGGTCTCCAACGAGGCGATGGATCGGGGCGCCGCAGGCGTGATGATCGCCCCGCCGATGACGATGCGCACCGACGCGCAGATCCTCAACTACTATCGCCAGGCCTGCTCCTTCATCGGCAAGGACGTGCCGGTGGTGCTGCAGGATTTCCCGCTCGCCACGACCGTGCAGATCAGCGACGAGCTGCTCGGCCGCCTGATCGACGAACTGCCGCAGATCGTCATGATCAAGCATGAGGACTGGCCCGGCCTGTCCAAGATCTCGAAGCTGCGTGCCGCCGAGAAGAACGGCCGCCGGCACGTCTCCGTGCTGTGCGGCAATGGCGGCATCTTCCTGCCCGAGGAGGTCGCGCGCGGCGCCGACGGGGCCATGACCGGCTTCGGCTTCCCCGAGATGCTGGTGCAGGTGACCGACCTCGCGGCGCGCGGCGACATGGACCGGGCGCAGGACCTGTTCGACGCCTATCTGCCGCTGGTCCGCTATGAGCAGCAGCCGGGCGTCGGCCTCGCGGTCCGGAAATATGTTTTGGCCAAGCGCGGCGCGATCGCCTCGGCGGCGCAGCGCCAGCCGGGCGCGCAGCTCGATGCCGCCGCGCAGGCGGAGGTCGAGCGCCTGCTCAAGCGCCAGGAAAAGCGCCTTTCGGAGCTGGGATAACGGCGTAGCCTTTGCGAAGGCGCACGATGCCGGCCCGCCGGCGTTCTGGATGAATGGAAACGGGACATGCAAGTCGGATCCTTGTGGGAAGCGATCGCGCCGCCGGCGGAGCCGCTGGTCCCGCTGAGGGAGGCGGTCAAGGCCGATGTCATCGTCGTCGGCGGCGGGTTTCTTGGCCTGTCGTCGGCGCTGCATGCGGCCGAGGCCGGGCTCGATGTCGTGTTGCTGGAAACCCACCAGCCCGGCTTCGGGGCCTCGGGGCGCAACACCGGATTTGTCGTTCCGAGCCTGAAGGCGTCGCTCGGTCCGGCGGAAGTCACGCAGGCGCTTGGCGCGGACCATGCCGGAAGGTTGCTGCGGCTCGTCGCCGGCTCCGGCAATACCGTCTTCGGCCTGATCGCGAAACACGGCATCGATTGCGGCGCCGTTCAGAACGGATGGTTGCAGCCGGGGCATTCGCAGGAGGCCGAGCAGACCCTGTACGGGCGCATGCCGAGGCTGCTGGAGGCGGGCGTCGACGCGGCATGGCAGGATCGGGGCGCCATGATCGCGCGCACCGGGCTGCCGACGCTCTACGGCGGCATCCGTATCGCCTCGGGCGGGCAGATCAACCCGCTGGCCTATGCGCGGGGATTGGCCCGCGCGGCGGCGGCGGCGGGTGTGCGCCTCTATGGCGAAAGCCCCGTCACGGCGGTCGAGCGCGACGGGAACGGATGGCGTGTGCGGACAGCCGCCGGCGTGGCGCGGGCGCCGCGCGTGCTGATGACGACGAACGCGCTGATCGGCGATCTCCTGCCGCAACTGCGCGCCTCGATCATCCCGGCGCGCGTCTTCCAGATCGCGACGCAGGTTATGCCGGCCGCGATCCGCGATAGGCTGCTGCCGGACAGGGCGCCGGTCGCCGACACGCGCCGGCATACTTTCGCCTTGCGCTGGTCGCCGGATGGCAGGCTGGTCACCGGCGGACTGGTCCTGCCGGCTCCCGGCCGCATGGCGCTCGCCCGCAAGGTATTCGCGAGACGGCTCAACCGGCTGGTTCCCGGGCTGCCCGAAATCCGCTCGGAATACACATGGACCGGCGTCATCGCTGGAACGTTGGATTTCCTGCCGCGCATGATGCGGCTCGAGCCCGGTCTCGACGCCGTCATCGGCTGCAACGGGCGCGGCGTCGCCCTGACCACGACGCTCGGCCGCGAGGTCGGCTCATGGCTGGCCGGCCGCGTCACCGATGCCGAGCTCACCCTGCCGCTGACGCCGCCACGGCCCATTCCGTTCAGCCGGATCGCGGGTCTGGGGCCGGATATCATCCTGCCGGTCTGGAACGCCCGCGACAGCTACGAGGCCCGGTTCCGCTAGCGCGAAAACCTGGCCGGCTTGCAGGCAGCCGATCCGATGCATGGGGCGCGGATCGGATCAAGGGGAACCACCATGTCATTGCCATCTACCGAGCCTGAGCTGTCGGGCCGCGTCGCCGTCGTAACCGGCGGCGGCAAGCTTATCGGCCGCGCCATCTCGCTCGCCTTCGCAGAGGCGGGCGCGGCCGTTGCCGTGGTTGCCCATACCGGCAGGGCGCAGGCGGAAGAGACCGCCGAGGCCATTCGGTCTCTCGGCGGCCAGGCCCATGTCGTGATGGCCGACGTCAGCAAGGGCGAGTCGGTCGAGGCGATGATGGATACGGTCGTCGCGCAATTCGGCCGCATCGACATCCTGGTCAACAATGCCGGGATCGACGCGCATGCGCCGCTGATCTCGCTCACTGAAGCCGATTGGGATTCCGTGTTCGCGGTCCACGCGAAGGGAACCTTTCTCTGCGGCGCTGCCGCGGCGCGGCGCATGCTGCCGGCGAAATCGGGGGTGATCATCAACATCGCCGGGGCGTCCGCGCATCGGTCCTGGCCCGGCGGTGGCGCCTACGCTCCGGCAAAGGCCGCGGTCGTCAACCTCACGCGCCAGATGGCGCTCGAATGGGCGCCGGCCGGCATCCGGGTCAATGGCGTGAGCCCGGGCCCGATCGTTTCGGCCGAGCCCGATTGGCGTGTCGCGTTCCCCGAATATGTCGAGCGCTTCGGCAAGCTTCCGTTGCAGCGGCCGGGCACCCCGGAAGAAGTCGCCAGCGCCGTTCGGTATCTCGCCTCGCCGCAAGCGAGCTACATCACCGGACAGATGCTGGTGGTCGACGGCGGCAGCACGGCGACCTGGTACATGACGGCGTAAGCCGCCCGCGAGCCCCGCTTCCCACCGGAAGCGGGGCCGCGTGTTTCGATCCGTTACTGGCCGGCCTTCTCGGCCAGGTTGATCCCCGGCGCCCCGATCTTCATGCCCTCGACGTTCCACTTGGCCATGATCTTGTCATAGGTGCCGTCGGCATAGACCGCCTGCAGCCCGGCCAGGAGCGCTTCGGAGAGCTGCGTGTTCTGCTTCAGGACGATCATGCCGACAAAGTCCTTCGGGAATGTCGAACCGTCGACCATCCGGATCGGACGGGGTCCCTTGGCCTTGATCTCGCCGGCCATGGATGCGCCGGTCAGAATGAAGTCCACCCGACCCGAATAGAGAGCCAGAATCTGGGCATCTCCGGCGGTGAAGAGCTTCAGGTCCGGCTTGGCCATCCCCTTCGACACGCAGAATTGCGTCAGGTCGTTCTCGAGAAAGCCGACATAGCTCGTGCCGGACTGTACGCCGACGGTCTTCCCGCACATCGAGACGACCTCGCTGGTCGCGGCCTGGTTGTCCTCCATGGCAAACGCGCCCATCGCCGCATTGGCGTAGTTCACGAAGTTCAGCGTCTTGCGCCGCTCGGCGTTCTCGGAAATGGAGAGCATCGCGACGTCGTAGCGATTGGACATGATGCCCGGGATAAGACCGGCGAAATCGATGGATTCGGTCTCGACCTTGACGCCGAGCTTTGCGGCGATCGCCGCGGCGAGATCGACCTCATAACCCCGCAGGGTGCCGTCGGCGTCGATAAAGGCGTATGGCGGCCATTTGGCTTCGGTCGCCAGATGAAGAACCCCGGCCTGGCGGATCGTTTCGGGCAGCATCTCCTTGAGGTCGGCGGCGTGACCGGCCGCGGCGCCGGCTACAGACATCATCGCGGCCATCGCCGCGGGCCTCGCCAGCTTTGCGAGCACCTGAACCAAGACCATCTTCGTCTCTCCGTGTGGGGGTGAAAGTCCGTTCGTCGATGCCGGGCCGCACGATCAGATCTGCCCGTTTCGATGCGGATATTCTGCGGATTTCCCACGCGGCTGTCAGCAACATATTCCGTTAAATATTGTGTCTGATATTTATTGCGAGTGATGTCGCGGGGCGCCTGTACCGACACGGTGGGGGAGGGGCGACACTGCCGATGAACGGTCGGCGAAAGGGGCTCGGGAAGGATCGACCGGACCCATCTTCGCGTTCAGAGTGTCGACGGACGCCAAACGTCCGTCGATCGCTCCTTATCGCCATCCGACGCCCGGGCGCGGTCCTAGTGAGCCGGCAAAATGCTTTGGAACGGCGCGGAGTTCATGATCATGTCGAGCGCGGCCGTTCCGCGTTCGACAATCTCCGTCTCGTTGGAGCGTGTGTAGTCGCCATGCTGCACGACGATCTCGCCGTCGACCATGACGATGTCGACGTCGGCGCGGCAGCCGAGCGCGACAACAGCCTTCACCGGGTCCTGCAGCGGCCTGAGGAAGGGGCTTTCGAGGCTCAATACGGTGAGATCCGCCGTCGCGCCGATGGCAATCCTGCCGAGGTCGGGGCGGCTTACGGCGTTCGCGGCCTCGCGGGTAACTGCCGCGATCAGATCCCGCGACGTCGCAACATCCGCCCGTCCATCCCGGCATTTCGAGATCAGCGCGG
Coding sequences within:
- a CDS encoding dihydrodipicolinate synthase family protein; the encoded protein is MALLTEQSRGVFVIAVTPFKDDGSLDLDSLDRVTDFYLESGADGLTILGMMGEAPKLTGAESRQVIQRVTARAQGKPVVVGVSSPGLAALAEVSNEAMDRGAAGVMIAPPMTMRTDAQILNYYRQACSFIGKDVPVVLQDFPLATTVQISDELLGRLIDELPQIVMIKHEDWPGLSKISKLRAAEKNGRRHVSVLCGNGGIFLPEEVARGADGAMTGFGFPEMLVQVTDLAARGDMDRAQDLFDAYLPLVRYEQQPGVGLAVRKYVLAKRGAIASAAQRQPGAQLDAAAQAEVERLLKRQEKRLSELG
- a CDS encoding creatininase family protein, with the protein product MRSLLWEDLTRTEITELRDRNALVIIPTGATEQHGDFLSTDTDIVLSSEVAARAAARVTAFPVVVAPRLPFGFSPHHLSWPGTISLRLETFLSVLTDMVRSILDAGFTRVLFVNGHGGNEAPLRALCGQLVTDGYAVGMTNYFTPSESAWIPMLKGELKRGGHACEQETALMLALHDEEPAEQQRILELIQGLEPRTMQPWMAPGSALDPITEAGAGWPPIFHADDCGYFGDPAKADIENGERILEATVERLARFFTEYGQATLRLGVAREKAKPGFARPLGKL
- a CDS encoding YbhB/YbcL family Raf kinase inhibitor-like protein, producing the protein MTIRKRNLTAAAILAGMMLAPAAHASNQPLKVEIGGLDAQGRFPDQAAFCTPDRSTAKNVSPSVTWSPGPAGTQSYALLMTDPDVPQDLSQINKPGTVIAVDAPRQTIYHWVLTDIPPATSSFPAGIDSDGLIPHGKPVGETGHGRRGANTYTSFFAASAEMAGTYGGYDGPCPPVNDERVHRYVVRVFALDTPSLGLTGAFDGPAAEKAMLGHILAEGEATGTYSLNPHILAKPTH
- a CDS encoding helix-turn-helix transcriptional regulator, which produces MSRSSKPEGAGQGPNIASALRPLAMHDTRSVVENGEPPILSAFVTRSRETIAQLVTQTAGLIIVIEGRKEIIEGVDHRHYAAGDAFVLPAGARVDVVNDPDSETGFYRALFISFPRELVIEAARLWPQFIGQEERAGKPVISADLCSAIVHCAEALSRRIAASRRVTDHRILEILLILAEQGILPLVPKYVDGSVVEAVRRLVRHRLHLPWTAASVAAELSMSEATLRRRLRAEAQSLQMLLRTERMRAAYVILADRDADVADALAATGYRSRSHFSRHFQESFGTSPSSVRHRKHAQAA
- a CDS encoding linear amide C-N hydrolase produces the protein MCTALIYQDANGNPYLGRTLELTLDLPYQVVYLPAGFSARSEIEGHPAVEYKTAHDFLSITMPVRQPTAEAPIEIGDLKVVDGLNDKGLTFSLLSYPAASGHQSLEATRAVLSASDLGSWVLGSFATAAEVKAALADQSVSVVPLPLLGGVESPFHYVVNDATGGSIVIEFNRGVMSVYDNPVRVMTNGPEFPWHLTNLSNYTFLSNVDKSVGTFGALKVAQPDAGIATAGLPSSSTSVGRFVRAVYYANYAEKATTPDRALLTLAHVMNNFDRPRDITVDYPEDGSAGMEVAGLTDPNAKDYVTEYTSWTSLVDLKRGQYLIRSYDDLNFIRLDLTTLAGVGPKVLPLAKLSGGAQDATDLLKGVAA
- a CDS encoding aldehyde dehydrogenase family protein, which produces MSHNLQFYIDGAWVDPEVPNVIDVIDPSTEDAFAQISLGTKADVDKAVAAARRAFETFGFTSPAERLELLRRVVEIYKKRSPDLALAVSREMGAPRPFALDSQVGIGLAHLEKIVEVLEGFSFRHAKGTSLVVKEPIGVVGLITPWNWPLNQITCKVGPALAAGCTMVLKPSEIAPLDAIIFAEILDEAGVPAGVFNLVNGDGPTVGEALSSHPDIDMMSFTGSTRAGILVAKSAADTVKRVAQELGGKSANILFPDVDFAVAVPKGVANCFGNSGQSCNAPTRMFVPRDRQDEVIGYAREAAEKFVVGPADAPDTKLGPVVSQIQYDKIQALIESGIAEGATLVAGGPGRPADLNRGYYIRPTVFADVTPEMRISREEIFGPVLSILPYDSVEDAIRMANDTPYGLAAYVQSADLDQARKAAARLRAGAVHINYPAWDSGVPFGGYKQSGNGREYAEYGLEDFLETKAILGYEAA